One stretch of Flavobacterium sp. 9 DNA includes these proteins:
- a CDS encoding serine protease, translated as MRKKKNNRKVKNISIVKRVKALKNKIFYARLKSAFESTICFFRNDDQNVVAPAGSGVFIKYKENYYVVTAAHVLAEYYNETFVILHDTELTIGGQLYNTEMPKSGMRADDKIDISILKVDNNSATKLLTRFKALESCSEIATNHNLSNAASYFSVGFPLTKTKKVWGKDEIKSIGFTYQTEPILNYEFKKFGFDSLSTIAIKFDGQVINATNPHPHFSPNLAGMSGSGLWHFYDKGKKALIGIIIEQIKETGHKAVLATKIDIVLKMIDGIK; from the coding sequence ATGAGAAAGAAAAAAAATAATAGAAAAGTAAAGAACATTAGCATTGTTAAACGAGTAAAAGCATTGAAAAATAAAATTTTCTACGCCCGTCTTAAATCTGCATTTGAATCTACAATTTGCTTTTTCCGTAATGACGATCAAAATGTAGTTGCTCCGGCAGGTAGTGGTGTTTTTATTAAATACAAAGAAAACTATTATGTCGTAACAGCTGCTCACGTTTTAGCTGAATATTATAATGAAACTTTCGTTATACTTCATGATACAGAGCTAACTATTGGCGGACAACTGTATAATACAGAAATGCCTAAAAGTGGCATGAGAGCTGATGATAAAATTGACATTTCAATTCTTAAAGTTGACAACAATAGTGCTACAAAACTTTTGACAAGATTCAAAGCTCTTGAAAGCTGCTCTGAAATTGCGACTAATCACAACTTGTCAAACGCTGCTAGTTACTTTTCCGTAGGATTTCCATTGACAAAAACAAAAAAAGTATGGGGTAAAGATGAAATTAAATCGATTGGTTTTACATATCAAACAGAACCAATTTTAAACTATGAATTTAAAAAATTCGGTTTTGATTCTTTATCTACAATTGCAATAAAATTTGATGGACAAGTGATAAATGCAACAAATCCACATCCACATTTTTCCCCAAATCTGGCAGGAATGAGTGGAAGTGGGCTTTGGCATTTTTACGATAAAGGAAAAAAAGCATTAATAGGAATTATCATTGAACAAATAAAGGAAACTGGACATAAAGCTGTACTTGCAACAAAAATTGACATTGTACTAAAAATGATTGATGGAATTAAATAA
- a CDS encoding class I SAM-dependent DNA methyltransferase, producing the protein MSNHQEHINFIWHIADLLRGPYRPPQYERVMLPMTVLRRFDCVLYNTKDEVIAKHEKLKGKLEGEALDAMLNKVSGQKFHNHSPFTFEKLRGAPDTIGKDLASYINGFSSNVRRIFEYFDFEKEIEKMNEDNILYLVVSQFCKVDLHPIKVTNIEMGMIFENLIRRFNELANETAGDHFTPREVIKLMVNLLFINDDAFLSTPGTIRKMLDPTCGTGGMLAEAQSYIKDHHSHAQLYAYGQDYNKRAFATAASDMLIKEVAHNGTGENIRYGDSLIEDQFYGETFDYLIANPPFGVDWKKQQKEVIREHEKLGFSGRFGAGLPRVNDGALLFLQHMISKFEKVNEKNKKYGTRLAVIFSGSPLFSGGAGSGESNIRRWIIENDWLEAVVALPEQMYYNTGIGTYIWILTNRKREDRKEKIQLFDARDFYVSMRKSMGSKRRKLGEKEDDEPDHIGQIVKLYGEFVEQPHSKIFSNKEFGYTRVTIERPLRLSYQMNLENKARFLDVYPSLLDDIQLIDKTLGREVFMNWNEVEKKIRKLLKDKNSKWKITELKLFKNIFTKKDVNAYKVLKNKEEFEADTELRDYENISFQYDINKYFETEVLPHVPDAWMDRSKDKIGYDINFNNYFYNKIKVRELDKIDKELKDVEHEIFQLLNSVVDE; encoded by the coding sequence ATGTCAAATCATCAAGAACATATAAATTTTATTTGGCATATTGCCGATTTACTACGAGGACCATACAGACCTCCACAATATGAAAGAGTAATGCTCCCAATGACTGTTCTTCGTCGATTCGATTGCGTTTTATACAATACAAAAGATGAAGTAATAGCAAAGCATGAAAAGTTAAAAGGAAAATTGGAAGGAGAGGCTTTAGATGCAATGCTTAATAAAGTATCAGGTCAAAAATTTCATAATCATTCTCCATTTACGTTTGAAAAACTTCGCGGAGCACCTGATACAATTGGAAAAGATTTAGCAAGTTACATTAACGGATTTTCATCAAACGTAAGGCGTATATTTGAATATTTTGATTTCGAAAAAGAAATTGAGAAAATGAATGAAGATAATATCTTATATCTTGTTGTTTCTCAATTTTGCAAGGTTGATTTACATCCTATAAAAGTAACTAATATTGAAATGGGTATGATTTTTGAAAATCTTATCCGCAGATTTAATGAATTAGCAAACGAAACTGCTGGTGACCACTTTACTCCTCGAGAAGTAATTAAACTTATGGTTAACCTACTATTTATCAACGATGATGCATTTCTTTCAACACCTGGGACTATCAGAAAGATGCTTGATCCAACTTGTGGCACGGGAGGGATGTTGGCAGAAGCACAATCATATATAAAAGATCATCATTCTCATGCGCAATTATATGCTTATGGACAAGATTACAATAAAAGGGCATTTGCTACTGCTGCCTCAGATATGCTTATTAAAGAAGTTGCTCATAATGGTACAGGTGAAAACATTCGCTATGGAGATAGTTTAATTGAAGATCAATTTTATGGTGAAACTTTCGACTACCTTATAGCAAATCCACCATTCGGAGTTGATTGGAAAAAGCAACAAAAAGAGGTTATAAGAGAGCATGAAAAACTAGGTTTTTCTGGACGTTTTGGAGCAGGACTTCCTCGCGTAAATGATGGGGCATTATTATTTCTGCAACATATGATTAGTAAATTTGAGAAAGTCAATGAGAAAAATAAAAAATATGGAACGAGGTTGGCAGTTATTTTTAGTGGTTCACCTTTGTTCTCTGGTGGTGCTGGATCTGGAGAAAGTAATATTCGTCGTTGGATAATAGAAAATGATTGGCTAGAAGCAGTAGTTGCACTTCCAGAACAAATGTACTATAATACTGGTATAGGTACTTACATTTGGATATTGACTAATAGAAAGAGGGAAGACAGAAAAGAAAAAATACAATTATTTGACGCTCGTGATTTTTATGTTTCGATGCGAAAAAGTATGGGAAGCAAGAGAAGAAAACTTGGAGAAAAGGAAGATGATGAACCTGATCATATCGGGCAGATAGTAAAATTGTATGGGGAATTTGTTGAACAACCACATTCAAAGATTTTTAGTAATAAAGAATTTGGATATACACGCGTAACCATAGAACGCCCTTTGAGACTTAGTTATCAAATGAATTTAGAGAATAAAGCACGTTTTCTGGATGTATATCCATCCTTGTTAGATGATATACAACTCATAGACAAAACATTAGGACGAGAAGTTTTTATGAATTGGAATGAAGTAGAAAAAAAGATACGTAAGTTATTGAAAGATAAGAACTCAAAATGGAAAATAACAGAACTTAAGCTTTTTAAGAATATTTTTACCAAGAAGGATGTCAATGCTTATAAAGTACTTAAAAACAAAGAAGAATTTGAAGCTGATACGGAATTAAGGGATTACGAGAACATTTCATTTCAATATGATATTAATAAATATTTTGAAACTGAAGTATTACCACATGTTCCTGATGCGTGGATGGATAGAAGTAAGGATAAAATTGGTTATGATATTAATTTTAATAATTATTTTTATAATAAAATTAAAGTTAGAGAACTTGATAAAATAGATAAAGAGTTAAAAGACGTTGAACATGAAATCTTCCAATTATTAAATTCCGTCGTAGATGAATAA
- a CDS encoding restriction endonuclease subunit S, with translation MNKIINRKDWFFGKIPADWDIVPLKYVCDKFSVYGANVSADNYSVHGIRFLRTTDINDDGTLTNNGVYIDEKIVGDYKLNEGDLLLSRSGTLGRSYIHSYKNGTCAYAGYLVRYILNKKVNPKFAFYLTKTVFFENWLSSSLIEATIGNVNGEKYANMLIPLPSLEKQKHIVNYLDREILLIDDLINAKEKLISLMLEKREALITKAVIKGVNSKIKFKSSGIEWLKEIPEDWEIKKIKYISNLKSGEFISAESIKESGNYPVYGGNGLRGYTNKNTHGGEFVLIGRQGALCGNINYAEGEFWATEHAIVCHPIVNYDLFWLGELLRIMNLNQYSVAAAQPGLSVDVIKNLSIPFPSFDNQKQISEYIRVNLSKIDKLKSATSRSIKLLKERKVSLISGAVTCGIKISKNDY, from the coding sequence ATGAATAAGATAATTAATAGAAAAGATTGGTTTTTTGGTAAAATTCCAGCAGATTGGGATATTGTACCATTAAAATATGTTTGCGATAAATTTTCTGTTTATGGAGCAAATGTATCCGCAGATAATTATTCAGTGCATGGTATACGTTTTTTGAGAACAACAGATATAAATGATGACGGAACATTAACAAATAATGGAGTATACATTGATGAAAAGATTGTTGGTGACTACAAATTAAATGAAGGAGATTTACTTTTATCAAGAAGTGGTACTTTGGGGCGTTCATATATTCATAGTTACAAGAATGGTACTTGTGCATATGCGGGGTATTTAGTTAGGTATATTTTAAACAAGAAAGTCAATCCGAAATTTGCATTTTATCTGACCAAAACAGTTTTTTTTGAAAATTGGTTAAGTAGTTCATTAATTGAAGCAACGATTGGTAATGTTAATGGTGAAAAGTATGCAAATATGTTAATACCATTACCTTCATTGGAGAAACAAAAACACATAGTAAATTATTTAGATAGAGAAATTTTATTAATAGATGATCTGATAAATGCTAAAGAAAAATTAATTTCGTTAATGTTAGAAAAACGTGAAGCTTTAATAACGAAAGCTGTAATTAAAGGTGTTAATTCAAAAATTAAATTTAAATCATCGGGCATCGAATGGTTAAAGGAAATACCTGAAGACTGGGAAATAAAAAAAATAAAATATATCTCTAATTTAAAAAGCGGAGAGTTTATTTCAGCTGAATCTATTAAAGAATCTGGTAATTATCCAGTTTACGGAGGAAATGGCTTAAGAGGATATACGAATAAAAATACACATGGTGGTGAATTCGTATTAATTGGCAGACAAGGTGCTCTTTGTGGAAACATTAATTATGCTGAAGGTGAATTTTGGGCAACTGAGCATGCTATTGTTTGTCACCCAATTGTGAACTATGATTTATTTTGGCTAGGAGAGCTATTAAGGATTATGAATTTAAATCAGTACTCTGTGGCTGCCGCTCAACCAGGTCTCTCTGTTGATGTTATTAAAAATTTATCGATTCCTTTTCCATCTTTTGACAACCAGAAACAGATAAGTGAATATATTCGTGTAAATCTGTCTAAAATAGATAAGTTAAAGAGTGCTACCTCCAGAAGTATTAAATTACTAAAAGAGAGAAAAGTGTCATTAATTTCGGGCGCAGTAACTTGTGGGATAAAAATATCAAAAAATGATTATTAA
- a CDS encoding AAA family ATPase: MIIKGLNIANLRAYKVAEFKFQPGMNLLVGVNGVGKTTLLEALRVCLSQIQPEISISKNRKENFAISDIRIGTDSLQVSCDFEIEKQSFNLLIHKQRELIRIKDTENIREQIEELSDKEVMTPSIKGVFPNASKSDTQSLGIFFSTRRSLMVDREPGRSASIGGQGTAFSDALSANREFNLRIFAEWFKVQEILGEENSNSLRNIKVLKDAVCGFLPGFSDLKVVEIAGEQTFSIVKNKTILNIKQLSDGERGVLSLVLDISRRLSQANPKLNNPLKDGKAIVLIDELDLHLHPKWQYSIIENLIKVFPSCQFIATTHSPQMISSLDVDNIYIIDEGNIFKPDKSLGMDTNWVLKYIMDGEDRLPLASEAIDKVENLILDLDFDAARQCIQKYIKEGLDISEWTIFEARMSNLEILGEGE; this comes from the coding sequence ATGATTATTAAAGGACTAAATATTGCGAATCTTAGAGCTTATAAAGTAGCTGAGTTTAAATTTCAGCCTGGTATGAATTTACTTGTAGGAGTCAATGGAGTTGGAAAAACAACATTACTAGAAGCCTTGCGAGTTTGCCTTTCACAGATTCAACCGGAAATTAGCATATCAAAAAACCGTAAAGAGAATTTTGCAATATCGGATATTAGAATTGGGACTGATAGTTTACAGGTTTCATGTGATTTTGAAATAGAGAAGCAATCTTTTAATTTGTTAATTCATAAACAACGTGAATTAATAAGAATTAAAGATACAGAAAACATTAGAGAACAAATCGAAGAGTTATCTGATAAGGAAGTGATGACTCCATCCATAAAAGGAGTTTTTCCTAATGCCAGCAAATCTGATACACAAAGTTTAGGTATTTTCTTTTCTACACGAAGATCGCTAATGGTTGATAGAGAGCCTGGTAGATCAGCAAGTATAGGAGGTCAAGGTACTGCCTTTAGTGATGCATTATCAGCTAATAGGGAGTTCAATTTACGGATTTTTGCAGAATGGTTTAAAGTACAGGAAATTTTAGGGGAGGAAAATTCTAATTCTCTAAGGAATATCAAAGTATTGAAAGATGCAGTTTGCGGTTTTTTACCAGGTTTTTCTGACTTAAAGGTTGTGGAAATTGCTGGCGAACAAACATTTTCAATTGTTAAAAATAAAACAATTTTAAACATTAAGCAGTTATCTGATGGTGAACGTGGTGTACTATCTTTAGTATTGGATATTTCTAGAAGATTATCACAAGCTAATCCTAAGCTAAATAACCCTTTAAAAGATGGAAAAGCTATTGTGCTTATTGATGAACTGGACTTACATTTACATCCCAAATGGCAATATTCAATTATAGAAAATCTTATTAAAGTCTTTCCAAGTTGTCAATTTATTGCTACAACTCATTCACCTCAAATGATTTCCTCACTTGATGTTGATAATATATATATCATTGATGAAGGTAATATATTTAAACCAGATAAAAGTTTAGGAATGGACACTAATTGGGTTTTAAAGTATATAATGGATGGGGAAGATCGCTTACCATTGGCCTCGGAGGCTATAGATAAAGTTGAGAATTTAATTTTAGATTTAGATTTTGATGCAGCTCGTCAGTGCATTCAGAAATATATAAAGGAAGGTCTGGACATATCAGAATGGACAATATTTGAAGCAAGAATGTCAAATTTAGAAATACTTGGCGAAGGCGAATGA
- a CDS encoding retron system putative HNH endonuclease, protein MRRIVKKGEPKELIDYKLSNKDVKKNLDYRYLGAKERGPLKETLIMEQGYLCAYTMKRISMDTCHIEHIKPEGLCREQANRGLQTVSDLDYLNMVACFPKEGMSSKIRYGAQFKDNWWDDDGRNFISPLASNCEDQFSFDIKGNISGTTVSARTTIDVLKLDHGSLTEDRKRAIDTFLYGENQKPISKAKAQSALIEIMQLQSGMYPQFCLTIKWALQEHISRIDKLALKAKHIKSAKNKK, encoded by the coding sequence ATGAGGAGAATTGTAAAAAAAGGAGAGCCAAAAGAACTAATTGACTATAAGCTTTCAAATAAGGATGTAAAGAAAAATTTAGATTACAGATATCTAGGCGCAAAAGAAAGAGGACCGCTGAAAGAAACCTTAATTATGGAACAAGGTTATTTGTGCGCGTATACGATGAAGAGAATTTCAATGGATACCTGTCATATTGAACATATTAAACCAGAAGGCCTCTGCAGAGAACAAGCAAATAGGGGATTACAAACTGTTTCTGATCTTGATTATTTAAATATGGTTGCTTGTTTTCCTAAAGAAGGTATGTCGAGTAAAATACGTTATGGTGCGCAATTTAAAGATAATTGGTGGGATGATGATGGTAGAAACTTTATTTCACCTTTGGCATCAAACTGCGAAGATCAATTTTCTTTTGATATAAAAGGAAATATCTCGGGAACAACAGTGTCAGCCAGAACGACGATAGATGTTTTAAAACTAGATCATGGCTCATTAACAGAAGATCGAAAAAGAGCTATTGATACTTTTTTATATGGGGAAAATCAGAAACCAATTTCTAAAGCAAAAGCTCAAAGCGCACTTATAGAAATAATGCAATTACAAAGTGGTATGTATCCTCAATTTTGTTTAACCATTAAGTGGGCATTGCAAGAGCATATAAGTAGAATTGACAAATTAGCTTTGAAAGCGAAACATATTAAGTCTGCGAAAAATAAAAAATAA
- a CDS encoding type I restriction endonuclease subunit R translates to MNINSREAAFENIIESSLLQRGYTSLERIDYDTEKALYPRIIIEFIRTTQLKEWSKLENLLGNQIEDQVISDLCRWIELHGSLSTLRHGFKCYGRLLQVAYFKASHTMNVELDSQYKKNILGITRQLQYSKRNSNSLDTVLSINGIPIITLELKNPLTLQTVEHAKRQYKMDRDPRELLFEFKKRALVHFAVDTENVFMTTRLAGDATYFLPFNKGNEGGAGNPHDKFGNNYRTAYLWEEILQADSLLELISRFIHMQVEEKLTDEGRKIKKETLVFPRYHQLDAVRKIIDVAFNNGVGNNYLIEHSAGSGKSNTIAWLSHRLASLHNAQNNKVFDSVIVITDRVVLDKQLQDNIYQFEHKRGVVEKIDVNSRQLAEALENSIPIIITTLQKFPFVSQQLLKMAEEKGEKSNGLLKTKKFAVIIDEAHSSQTGETATDLKEVLGGEDLVNLAKEKALSEEIFGMEELYRSMAKRGKQSNISFFAFTGTPKHKTLKIFGANNKPFHKYTMRQAIEEGFIMDVLKNYTTYKTYYKLLKAGQNDPNVERKKAAQALTRFLKLHPHNISQKTEVMIEHFYSNTYHKIGGHAKAMVVTGSRLEAVRYKQSFDKYIKNKNYDIKSLVAFSGIVNDNKNLEIKYSEEQMNNGIREKELPEIFATSGYHVLLVAEKYQTGFDQPLLHSMYIDRRLSGIQAVQTLSRLNRIHPLKEDTFILDFVNDPVDIQNAFKAYYEGAEIGEEVDPANLYRLQNELHLSQIYFDEDISNFCDIYFKPKQKQSILDHQLMNAALDPSVSRFIKMHQENEFEAELWKNKLNSFRTLYVFLSQIIPYQDSDLEKLFIFLRYLAPKLPRRDNGENYNFDDSVRLEYYRLQKISEGSISLMTNEKHFLNGPMEIGTGKVIELEVPFSKLIDVVNERFGTDFNQADQYFFDQLIESAILDATIIKAAEVNPEDKFELVFKNLLQNLFMERIDQNEVIFSKFMNDSRFQKVVTNWLSNQAYNKIKQIEKI, encoded by the coding sequence ATGAATATCAATAGTAGGGAAGCAGCTTTTGAAAATATTATTGAATCTAGTCTATTGCAAAGGGGATATACTAGTCTTGAACGAATAGATTACGATACGGAAAAAGCTTTATATCCGCGGATAATTATTGAATTTATACGTACAACTCAATTAAAGGAATGGAGTAAATTAGAGAATTTATTAGGTAATCAAATTGAAGATCAGGTTATAAGTGATTTATGTAGATGGATTGAATTACATGGCTCACTTTCAACTTTGAGACACGGATTTAAGTGTTATGGACGTTTGCTGCAAGTAGCTTATTTTAAAGCTTCACATACGATGAATGTGGAGTTAGATAGTCAATATAAAAAAAATATTTTAGGTATAACCAGACAACTTCAGTATTCTAAACGTAATTCAAATTCACTTGATACTGTACTAAGTATTAATGGCATCCCTATTATAACACTTGAATTAAAAAATCCTTTAACTCTTCAAACTGTCGAACATGCCAAAAGGCAATATAAGATGGATCGTGATCCTCGTGAATTATTATTTGAATTTAAAAAGCGTGCACTAGTACATTTTGCGGTCGACACCGAAAATGTATTTATGACTACTCGACTTGCCGGCGATGCAACATATTTTTTACCGTTCAATAAAGGAAATGAAGGAGGAGCAGGTAATCCTCATGATAAATTTGGAAATAATTACAGGACTGCATATCTCTGGGAAGAAATTTTGCAGGCAGACAGTTTACTGGAATTGATCTCCCGTTTTATTCACATGCAAGTGGAAGAAAAATTAACGGATGAGGGTAGAAAAATTAAAAAAGAAACTTTAGTCTTTCCTAGATATCACCAGTTAGATGCCGTCCGTAAAATTATAGATGTTGCTTTTAACAACGGCGTTGGAAATAACTACCTCATTGAGCATTCTGCTGGAAGTGGTAAAAGTAATACTATTGCATGGTTATCACATCGTCTTGCGTCATTGCATAACGCACAAAATAATAAGGTTTTTGATTCAGTAATTGTTATTACTGATCGAGTAGTTTTAGACAAACAGTTACAAGATAATATATATCAATTCGAACATAAACGCGGAGTTGTTGAAAAAATAGATGTTAATTCTAGGCAATTAGCAGAAGCATTGGAAAATAGTATACCTATTATTATTACTACTTTGCAAAAATTTCCTTTTGTTTCACAGCAGTTATTAAAAATGGCAGAGGAAAAAGGAGAAAAAAGTAATGGCTTATTAAAAACGAAAAAATTTGCAGTAATTATTGACGAAGCACATAGTTCGCAAACTGGAGAGACAGCTACTGATTTAAAAGAAGTTTTAGGAGGGGAGGACTTAGTTAATTTAGCCAAAGAAAAAGCGCTTAGTGAAGAAATCTTTGGTATGGAAGAGCTTTATAGGAGTATGGCAAAAAGAGGAAAGCAAAGTAATATTAGTTTTTTTGCATTTACAGGGACTCCTAAACATAAGACTCTGAAAATTTTTGGAGCAAATAATAAACCTTTTCACAAGTATACAATGAGGCAAGCTATTGAAGAGGGATTTATTATGGATGTACTAAAGAACTACACTACCTATAAGACATATTATAAACTTCTTAAGGCAGGACAAAATGACCCGAATGTAGAAAGAAAGAAGGCAGCACAAGCATTAACTCGTTTTTTAAAGCTACATCCTCATAACATTTCCCAGAAAACAGAAGTAATGATAGAACATTTCTATTCCAATACTTATCATAAAATTGGCGGACATGCAAAAGCTATGGTAGTAACAGGTTCGAGATTAGAAGCAGTGCGCTATAAGCAAAGTTTTGATAAATATATCAAAAATAAGAATTATGATATTAAATCTCTAGTAGCTTTTTCAGGAATTGTAAATGATAATAAAAATCTTGAAATTAAATATAGTGAAGAGCAGATGAATAATGGCATAAGGGAAAAAGAATTGCCTGAAATTTTTGCGACTTCTGGCTATCATGTACTTTTAGTTGCAGAAAAATACCAGACAGGATTTGATCAACCATTATTACATAGTATGTACATCGATAGAAGATTATCGGGAATACAAGCAGTCCAAACATTGTCAAGATTGAATAGAATTCATCCATTAAAAGAAGATACATTTATATTAGATTTCGTAAATGATCCTGTGGATATACAAAATGCTTTTAAAGCTTATTATGAAGGAGCTGAAATTGGTGAGGAAGTAGATCCTGCAAATCTATATAGATTGCAAAATGAGTTACACCTCTCTCAAATTTATTTTGATGAAGATATTTCAAATTTTTGTGACATTTATTTTAAACCAAAGCAGAAGCAGAGTATATTGGATCATCAGTTAATGAATGCAGCTTTGGATCCATCTGTATCTAGATTTATTAAGATGCATCAAGAAAATGAATTTGAAGCTGAATTGTGGAAAAACAAACTTAATTCTTTTCGTACACTATATGTTTTTTTAAGTCAAATTATTCCATATCAAGATTCAGACTTAGAAAAACTATTTATTTTTTTAAGATATCTCGCTCCAAAATTACCTAGACGAGATAATGGTGAAAATTATAATTTTGATGATTCTGTAAGGTTAGAGTATTATCGCTTGCAAAAAATTAGTGAGGGATCTATTAGTCTTATGACAAATGAAAAACATTTTTTAAATGGTCCGATGGAGATTGGAACTGGAAAGGTTATTGAACTTGAAGTCCCATTTTCTAAGTTAATAGATGTTGTAAATGAAAGATTTGGAACCGATTTTAATCAGGCTGACCAATACTTTTTTGATCAATTAATAGAGTCTGCCATTTTAGATGCTACGATTATAAAAGCAGCTGAAGTAAATCCAGAAGATAAATTTGAATTAGTTTTCAAAAATCTATTACAAAATTTATTTATGGAACGAATAGATCAAAATGAGGTGATTTTCTCTAAATTCATGAACGATTCTAGATTTCAAAAAGTAGTAACTAATTGGTTGTCTAATCAAGCTTACAATAAGATAAAGCAAATTGAAAAAATATAA
- a CDS encoding AraC family transcriptional regulator, with translation MGKLAASFDVNVTYLSKIISHYKEKKFADYINDLKVDYIITLLNTEKRTRNYTNKALAEEVGFSSTQRFATAFLARTGISVTYFIEQLKKGE, from the coding sequence ATGGGAAAACTCGCTGCATCTTTTGATGTAAATGTAACATATCTCTCAAAAATCATATCTCATTACAAGGAAAAAAAATTTGCTGATTACATCAACGATTTAAAAGTAGATTATATCATTACACTACTGAATACTGAAAAACGTACCCGAAACTATACCAATAAAGCACTTGCCGAGGAAGTTGGTTTTAGTAGTACTCAACGGTTTGCTACCGCTTTTTTAGCAAGGACTGGTATCAGCGTAACCTATTTTATTGAGCAACTAAAAAAAGGAGAATAG
- a CDS encoding lipopolysaccharide assembly protein LapB → MSGTLTITFKRFLLLTASIFICQIVVAQSNRSQTLDHLQYGKQTGLKPKETELKKDTSKSDGYFLKCVENATLKNNSNNSATSNEKVKYATEKKKLAYADSLILVANKSNNNSLIGSAHLSKGVIYYEFQNYGKAFDCFIKADNHTSRTDSEDLTNKVKYNIALIKYQLAYYDESISLLRETIDYFEKSDDEFYLKSLYSIGLCYIKNGSYEKCSQINQTGINAAKKLNIRKMEPYFILSDGINEYFKHNYTSAVSKLESSLHHFKNSDFKNESLASFYIGKSYLALNRKETALPYFLKVDKIFDDENYMTLELREVYKLLIEYYREKDDPVSQLHYVDQFLKADKLTNINYNHLSRRISRQYDAKQLILEQQKLTKQLSGNDNHVPIIIGLIILAIAIVCYYAFRHYTNCRTYKSNFEQLMSNINKDRTLADNQA, encoded by the coding sequence ATGAGTGGAACTTTAACTATTACTTTTAAAAGGTTTTTATTACTTACAGCTTCTATATTTATTTGTCAGATAGTCGTGGCGCAAAGTAATCGCAGTCAAACTCTCGATCATTTGCAGTATGGGAAACAAACCGGCTTAAAGCCAAAAGAAACTGAGCTTAAAAAGGATACCTCCAAAAGTGATGGATATTTCTTAAAATGTGTCGAAAATGCCACTTTAAAGAATAATTCGAACAATTCTGCTACATCTAATGAAAAAGTAAAATATGCTACAGAGAAAAAAAAGCTGGCCTATGCAGACAGCTTAATTTTAGTCGCCAATAAATCAAATAACAATTCTTTGATAGGATCAGCGCATCTCTCCAAAGGTGTTATTTATTATGAGTTTCAAAACTACGGTAAAGCGTTCGATTGCTTTATAAAAGCGGATAACCACACATCCCGAACTGATAGCGAAGATTTAACCAATAAAGTAAAATACAATATAGCCCTTATAAAGTATCAGTTGGCGTATTACGACGAGTCGATTTCATTACTGCGAGAAACTATCGATTACTTTGAAAAAAGTGACGATGAATTTTATCTAAAATCTCTTTATTCGATAGGCCTTTGCTATATTAAAAATGGAAGTTATGAGAAATGTTCACAAATCAATCAAACAGGAATTAATGCCGCAAAGAAGCTGAATATTAGAAAAATGGAACCCTATTTTATTTTATCTGATGGTATCAATGAGTATTTCAAACACAATTATACTTCTGCTGTTTCAAAGCTTGAATCTTCGCTACATCACTTTAAAAATAGTGATTTTAAAAATGAATCATTGGCGAGCTTTTATATTGGAAAAAGTTACCTGGCTTTGAATCGTAAAGAGACAGCCCTTCCCTATTTTTTAAAAGTAGATAAAATATTTGACGATGAAAACTATATGACTTTGGAACTAAGGGAAGTCTATAAACTGCTCATTGAATATTACAGAGAAAAAGACGACCCTGTAAGCCAATTACATTATGTAGATCAATTCCTTAAAGCTGATAAACTTACTAACATAAACTACAATCATTTATCACGAAGAATTAGCAGACAATATGATGCTAAGCAATTAATCCTTGAGCAACAAAAATTAACAAAGCAGCTGTCCGGTAATGACAATCATGTGCCAATTATTATAGGACTAATTATTCTTGCAATAGCAATTGTCTGTTATTATGCTTTTAGGCACTATACAAATTGCCGGACTTATAAAAGTAATTTTGAGCAACTGATGTCAAATATAAACAAGGACAGAACCTTAGCAGACAACCAAGCCTAA